One Triticum dicoccoides isolate Atlit2015 ecotype Zavitan chromosome 5B, WEW_v2.0, whole genome shotgun sequence genomic window carries:
- the LOC119309757 gene encoding cinnamoyl-CoA reductase 1-like: MTTCVTVCVTGTAGYCASWLVKLLLSRGYAVHGTVRDLGDNKNAHLRRLDNAASNLKLFKADLLDYDAMASAISGCQGVFHVATPVPSGELTDPELQMLGPAVTGTTNVLKAASAANVQRVVVVSSMVAVEINPKDWPRGKIRDENCWSDKEFCWSNESWCPVAKIAAEAAALEYGRETGLDVVTLNPALVFGSLLQPTVNASSQFLIYLLKGGPDQVRDKLWHIVDVRDVADALLLLYETPSAAAEHVPWAPHFICAPHFITVRELLRLLKSMYPGYPYISEESIYDMDHPAPMTSEKLEKLGWSHRPLRDTIADTVEFCREAGFLEGVDGGDAPCRFPPLFNKI; the protein is encoded by the exons ATGACCACATGTGTGACGGTGTGCGTGACCGGCACCGCCGGGTACTGCGCCTCGTGGCTCGTGaagctcctcctctcccgcggctaCGCCGTCCACGGCACCGTCCGCGATCTTG GTGATAACAAGAATGCCCATCTAAGGCGCTTAGATAATGCTGCTAGCAACCTCAAGCTTTTCAAGGCTGATCTCCTTGACTATGATGCAATGGCATCTGCCATTTCGGGATGCCAGGGAGTTTTCCATGTGGCGACTCCTGTTCCTTCAGGAGAATTAACCGATCCAGAG CTACAAATGTTGGGCCCTGCTGTTACTGGCACCACGAATGTGCTCAAGGCCGCATCTGCTGCAAATGTCCAACGAGTGGTCGTCGTGTCATCCATGGTTGCTGTGGAGATCAACCCCAAAGACTGGCCCAGAGGCAAGATCAGAGACGAGAATTGTTGGTCAGACAAAGAATTCTGTTGGAGCAATGAG AGCTGGTGCCCTGTTGCCAAGATCGCGGCGGAAGCGGCGGCTCTGGAGTACGGGCGTGAAACCGGGCTCGACGTGGTGACACTGAACCCTGCACTGGTGTTTGGTTCTCTGCTGCAGCCGACCGTCAACGCGAGCAGCCAGTTCCTCATCTACTTGCTCAAAG GAGGCCCTGATCAGGTGAGGGACAAGCTCTGGCACATCGTCGACGTCCGCGACGTCGCCGACGCGCTGCTCCTGCTCTACGAGACGCCGTCGGCTGCAGCAGAGCATGTACCCTGGGCGCCACACTTCATCTGCGCGCCACACTTCATCACCGTCCGGGAACTGTTGCGTTTGCTCAAGAGCATGTACCCTGGGTACCCATACATATCCGA GGAGAGCATATATGACATGGATCACCCTGCTCCGATGACCTCCGAAAAGCTGGAGAAGCTGGGGTGGAGCCACCGGCCGCTGAGGGACACGATCGCAGACACCGTCGAGTTCTGCCGGGAGGCAGGGTTTCTGGAGGGCGTGGATGGTGGTGATGCGCCCTGCCGCTTCCCACCTCTTTTCAACAAAATCTAG